A genomic segment from Stegostoma tigrinum isolate sSteTig4 unplaced genomic scaffold, sSteTig4.hap1 scaffold_143, whole genome shotgun sequence encodes:
- the LOC132207744 gene encoding probable G-protein coupled receptor 139, with protein MHGVPSGLVFIIYYPIIASVGIPANLVVILTLCHRRCGLSGCIIYYVVSMATADLFVMITAVLLNRIAGIYFPTSFLSITPVCSLRNAFNFAAIDSSAWLTVAFTFDRFVAICCQKLKIKYCTQKTAAWVVGTVSTLAFFKNIARYFVYEPTVVINDMPWYCGIKVIFYTSPVWVGYDLISSILTPCIPFILILLLNALTVRHIVAANGTRRRLWAQNSGENQSDPELVKRRKSIILLFAISGSFILLYALFFITILYVRITNATYTSGSNSSVSTYILNEVAFMLQFLSSCTNPFIYAGTQSKFRVELKNGMKYPLNLFVHFFASRK; from the exons ATGCATGGAGTACCATCAGGTCTCGTATTTATCATTTACTATCCGATCATTGCATCTGTCGGGATTCCAG CTAACCTGGTTGTGATTCTGACGCTGTGTCACAGACGATGTGGTCTTTCTGGATGTATTATTTATTACGTGGTGTCCATGGCAACGGCAGATCTATTCGTAATGATCACGGCTGTACTATTGAACCGGATAGCTGGAATTTATTTTCCAACTAGTTTTCTGTCAATTACACCAGTGTGCAGTCTTCgcaatgcctttaattttgcAGCCATTGATAGTTCTGCTTGGTTAACTGTAGCGTTTACCTTTGAtagatttgtggccatttgttgccagaaactgaaaATTAAATATTGCACTCAGAAGACAGCAGCTTGGGTTGTAGGAACTGTGTCCACACTGGCCTTCTTTAAAAATATCGCCAGATATTTTGTTTATGAACCAACAGTTGTTATTAATGACATGCCTTGGTACTGTGGTATTAAGGTAATATTTTATACATCACCTGTGTGGGTCGGATATGATTTGATTAGTTCCATTTTAACCCCATGTATCCCATTCATTCTAATTTTACTACTGAATGCTCTGACCGTGAGACATATTGTAGCAGCCAATGGAACCCGCAGGAGACTCTGGGCCCAGAACAGTGGAGAGAATCAAAGTGACCCAGAGTTGGTGAAGCGACGGAAGTccattattttgctttttgccATCTCTGGAAGTTTCATACTGTTATATGCATTATTTTTTATAACAATACTCTATGTCAGAATTACAAACGCTACTTATACTTCAGGGTCCAATTCCAGTGTTTCCACGTATATTCTCAATGAAGTAGCATTTATGCTTCAGTTTTTGAGTTCTTGCACCAATCCGTTTATTTATGCTGGGACCCAGAGTAAATTTAGAGTCGAGTTAAAGAATGGGATGAAATATCCACTCAActtgtttgttcatttttttgcCTCTCGAAAGTAG